The Azospirillum brasilense genome has a window encoding:
- a CDS encoding ABC transporter ATP-binding protein translates to MSALVLDGLTKRYGPVTAVHGASLRIPHGQFVCLLGPSGCGKTTLLRMIAGLEDPSGGRLVIDGRDITTAPAHTREFGMVFQSLALFPHLTAGENIAYPLRIRGATKAEQRKRADELLELVRLPGVADRPVSKLSGGQRQRVAIARALALSPKLFLLDEPLSALDAKLREAMQIELKQLQQRLGITTIVVTHDQREAMTMADLVVVMSQGRIHQAAPPMEVYRQPADAFVADFIGMTNLLEGEVTAPGTAAVPGGTLHLPDLPPTGRVLLSVRPEDVVVHPAGTDGPNRLTGTLSFMRDLGASVEFRIDVAGREIVALSRPQDRPPVAPGGALAVEFPPAACVVLPPMAERPQ, encoded by the coding sequence ATGTCAGCCCTTGTCCTCGACGGTCTCACCAAACGATACGGTCCCGTGACCGCGGTGCACGGCGCATCGCTGCGCATCCCGCACGGGCAATTCGTCTGCCTGCTCGGCCCGTCCGGCTGCGGGAAGACGACGCTGCTGCGCATGATCGCCGGGCTGGAGGACCCCTCCGGCGGACGGCTGGTCATCGACGGGCGCGACATCACCACGGCCCCCGCCCACACGCGGGAATTCGGCATGGTGTTCCAGTCGCTGGCCCTCTTCCCGCACCTGACGGCGGGGGAGAACATCGCCTACCCCCTGCGCATCCGCGGCGCCACGAAGGCCGAGCAGCGCAAGCGCGCCGACGAGCTGCTGGAGCTGGTGCGCCTGCCCGGCGTGGCCGACCGGCCGGTCTCCAAGCTGTCGGGCGGGCAGCGGCAGCGCGTCGCCATCGCGCGCGCGCTCGCCCTGTCGCCCAAGCTGTTCCTGCTGGACGAGCCGCTGTCGGCGCTCGACGCCAAGCTGCGCGAGGCCATGCAGATCGAGCTGAAGCAGCTTCAGCAGCGGCTGGGCATCACCACCATCGTCGTCACCCACGACCAGCGCGAGGCGATGACCATGGCCGACCTCGTGGTGGTGATGTCGCAGGGCCGCATCCATCAGGCCGCCCCGCCGATGGAGGTCTACCGCCAGCCCGCCGACGCCTTCGTCGCCGACTTCATCGGCATGACCAACCTGCTGGAGGGCGAGGTCACCGCACCCGGCACCGCCGCCGTGCCCGGCGGCACCCTGCACCTGCCGGACCTGCCGCCGACCGGCCGCGTCCTGCTGTCCGTCCGCCCGGAGGACGTGGTCGTCCATCCCGCCGGAACGGACGGGCCGAACCGGCTGACCGGCACGCTGTCCTTCATGCGCGACCTCGGCGCCAGCGTGGAATTCCGCATCGACGTCGCCGGGCGGGAGATCGTCGCGCTGTCGCGTCCGCAGGACCGCCCTCCGGTCGCCCCCGGCGGCGCCCTGGCGGTGGAGTTCCCCCCGGCGGCCTGCGTCGTGCTGCCGCCAATGGCGGAGCGCCCGCAATGA